The Clostridium septicum genome contains a region encoding:
- a CDS encoding immunoglobulin-like domain-containing protein: protein MKKIYILSIVILMFILYGCSSKTLNISDLEPSNIVVDYDTINATVKEDPIKSSKENITLVLKNKTKYEYFYGVDFELEVELDDNWYKIPFHKNPEFIEISMILNGNSESNEEIELSKYFSDLPDGKYRILKTFYLDDSKTVVSGLFNIKK, encoded by the coding sequence ATGAAAAAAATTTATATCCTTAGTATTGTAATACTGATGTTTATTCTTTATGGCTGTTCAAGCAAAACTTTAAATATTTCAGATTTAGAACCATCAAATATTGTTGTGGATTATGATACTATAAATGCAACAGTAAAAGAAGATCCTATAAAATCTTCAAAAGAAAATATTACTTTAGTTTTAAAAAACAAAACAAAATATGAATACTTTTATGGTGTTGATTTTGAATTAGAAGTGGAATTAGATGATAATTGGTATAAGATACCCTTCCATAAAAATCCTGAGTTTATAGAAATTTCAATGATATTAAATGGAAATAGTGAGTCTAATGAAGAAATAGAATTATCTAAGTATTTTTCTGATTTGCCAGATGGTAAGTACCGTATACTTAAAACTTTTTATCTTGATGATTCAAAAACAGTTGTATCAGGTTTATTTAATATAAAGAAATAG
- a CDS encoding S24 family peptidase, which yields MQLNVEQKRIIESKPNGPMLIKGVAGSGKTTVAVNKIPLLLENYCTQDDDNVLMVTYNKSLLKYVLFIYENIEKEYDQKSFFWENNNKKLRIQNVDALTYYYFKQYVSKYKLNLKLSNRKEAQQALIDAITTVSKKFPDVKIIDTKFLDFIKEEILWIKACNYMDLHEYQGVDRIGRVSKLSSEGPQKLRKNSEQRYAIYQVLEQYDENLRKINRLDFQSINLMALEQVRKKPLKKYTHILIDESQDLSKVQLEFLKELYNEKPYSSITFIADIAQSIYSQSWLIKNRSFTSIGYDMTGKSISLSKNYRTTTQIAQAAFSLITKDEELIVDDNFVKPSLIDKQGKYPIYINFKDEASEASYVADLINKKLKHKYKLNDIVIIQRRKNQLKEVQKYLQKEGIPTSIFQSNEEFDFLEEAVKLVTMHSIKGLEFKVVIMIGLNSNIIPSLSRVRDLDDAKMLESRERKLMYVGMTRATERLYMTSSGNPSKFIKDIDYKFLRIKEDCLIRRVYSVDINDYLFKEEINDIYSDEERVRQWILKELNEVYKYPLNLINLEHKINIGSKFGLADIVVNTYRKKVKLPYILIEVKKWGDGVASALSQLKSYMANCPDVQYGIATDGNEIIIINKDLEEISDIPKFDRSMLPSTLESIEYIDLKKRISNSFIKDSTGIGEIYIEENGAERKVTNLTHIPIYNEISADMPILINSEFQGKYSIPSEWIGNNENLFILKIKGESMINKKIDDGDYVVINKQNMAEIGDIVAVDIAGDATLKTYKTMGGKVLLMPENDDYEPIMLEENQFSIIGVAVGVIKE from the coding sequence ATGCAACTAAATGTGGAACAAAAAAGAATTATAGAGAGTAAGCCAAATGGGCCTATGTTAATTAAGGGAGTAGCAGGTTCGGGAAAGACTACGGTTGCTGTAAATAAGATTCCATTACTATTAGAAAATTATTGTACACAAGATGATGATAATGTTCTAATGGTAACTTATAATAAATCACTTTTAAAGTATGTATTATTTATATATGAAAATATAGAAAAAGAATATGATCAGAAAAGTTTTTTCTGGGAGAATAACAATAAAAAATTACGTATACAAAATGTAGATGCTTTAACATATTATTATTTTAAGCAGTATGTATCTAAATATAAGTTAAATTTAAAATTAAGCAATAGAAAAGAGGCTCAACAAGCTTTAATTGATGCTATAACTACAGTATCTAAAAAATTTCCAGATGTTAAAATAATAGACACTAAATTTTTAGACTTTATAAAAGAAGAAATACTTTGGATAAAAGCTTGCAACTATATGGATTTGCATGAATATCAAGGGGTAGATAGAATAGGAAGAGTTTCGAAGTTAAGCTCAGAGGGACCTCAAAAGCTTAGAAAGAATTCAGAACAAAGGTATGCTATTTATCAGGTATTAGAACAATATGATGAAAATCTTAGAAAAATAAATAGATTGGATTTTCAAAGTATAAATTTAATGGCATTAGAGCAGGTTAGGAAAAAGCCACTTAAGAAATATACACATATATTAATAGATGAAAGTCAAGATTTATCTAAAGTACAGTTAGAGTTTTTAAAAGAGTTATATAATGAAAAGCCTTATTCAAGCATAACTTTTATTGCTGATATTGCACAAAGTATATATTCACAATCTTGGCTAATTAAAAATAGATCATTTACTAGTATAGGGTATGATATGACAGGTAAGTCAATTTCACTAAGTAAGAATTATAGAACTACTACTCAAATTGCACAAGCTGCTTTTAGTTTAATAACTAAGGATGAAGAATTAATTGTAGATGACAATTTTGTTAAGCCAAGTCTTATAGACAAGCAAGGTAAATATCCTATATACATAAATTTCAAAGATGAAGCATCAGAAGCAAGTTATGTTGCAGATCTTATAAATAAAAAATTAAAACATAAATATAAACTTAATGATATTGTTATTATTCAAAGAAGAAAAAATCAATTAAAAGAAGTTCAAAAGTATTTACAAAAGGAAGGAATTCCAACATCTATATTTCAAAGTAATGAAGAGTTTGATTTTTTAGAAGAAGCTGTTAAATTAGTTACAATGCATTCTATTAAGGGGTTAGAGTTTAAGGTAGTAATAATGATTGGATTAAATTCTAATATAATTCCAAGTTTATCTAGAGTTCGAGATTTAGATGATGCTAAAATGTTAGAATCTAGAGAAAGAAAGTTAATGTATGTTGGAATGACAAGGGCTACAGAAAGGCTATATATGACTTCAAGTGGAAATCCAAGTAAGTTTATAAAGGATATAGATTATAAATTTTTAAGGATAAAAGAGGACTGTTTAATAAGAAGGGTATATAGTGTTGATATAAATGATTATTTATTTAAAGAAGAAATTAATGATATATATTCAGATGAAGAACGGGTAAGACAGTGGATATTAAAAGAGCTAAATGAAGTATATAAATATCCATTAAATTTAATAAACTTAGAACATAAAATAAACATAGGTTCTAAATTTGGACTAGCTGATATAGTAGTTAATACTTATAGAAAAAAGGTAAAGTTACCGTACATATTAATAGAAGTTAAAAAATGGGGAGATGGAGTAGCGTCAGCGTTATCACAGTTAAAAAGCTATATGGCTAATTGTCCAGATGTTCAATATGGAATTGCAACAGATGGAAATGAAATTATCATAATTAATAAAGATTTAGAAGAAATAAGTGATATACCTAAATTTGATAGATCAATGCTTCCATCAACATTAGAAAGTATAGAGTATATAGATTTAAAAAAGCGTATCTCAAATAGTTTTATAAAGGACTCAACTGGGATAGGTGAAATATATATTGAAGAAAATGGAGCGGAGAGAAAAGTTACAAACTTAACTCATATTCCAATATATAATGAAATATCAGCTGATATGCCAATACTTATAAATAGCGAATTTCAAGGTAAATATAGTATTCCATCAGAGTGGATAGGAAATAATGAAAATTTATTTATTTTAAAAATAAAAGGTGAATCAATGATAAATAAAAAAATAGATGATGGAGATTATGTAGTTATAAATAAACAAAATATGGCTGAGATTGGCGATATAGTGGCAGTTGATATAGCAGGAGATGCTACTTTAAAAACATATAAAACTATGGGGGGAAAAGTTTTACTTATGCCTGAGAATGATGACTATGAACCAATTATGTTAGAAGAGAATCAATTTAGTATTATTGGTGTTGCAGTTGGAGTTATTAAGGAGTAG